One genomic region from Fusobacterium sp. JB019 encodes:
- a CDS encoding DUF3343 domain-containing protein, with product MEEKFIIASADSTHLVMKLEKLFLDNDLKCRIIPLPTEISANCGLAIKLSLEDKNKVLEILKGRDEEITVSYVEKKGFEKYIEKIL from the coding sequence ATGGAAGAAAAGTTTATAATAGCTTCAGCAGATTCTACTCATTTAGTTATGAAGCTAGAAAAATTATTTTTGGATAATGATTTAAAATGTAGAATAATACCCTTACCAACAGAAATATCAGCTAACTGTGGTTTAGCTATAAAATTATCTTTAGAAGATAAAAATAAAGTTTTAGAAATATTAAAGGGAAGAGACGAGGAAATAACGGTTTCTTATGTTGAGAAAAAGGGATTTGAAAAATATATAGAGAAAATTTTATAA
- a CDS encoding L,D-transpeptidase, with product MKVRIKKRLLTGLFLLMTTVSFSNTIKAVYDNKIPAAIKTNIKYKGSDLPKLLDYVFIKTVRGNIRKKPHTGSHVILRAPFNTKFRALEKIQVRKSIWYKVQVGNEIGYVSSKIVHFKQFRFEKMLSKIEDLETFINVNKKKGLKLVSTHSYKPNPYNKDMNREKDKYGVSLDQNIIGKYEPENLTLHVPDRSIMAVLSEGKKYAMVDIEGIKESPIKIEKSYITTRPNIGKGFKKAIAVDLKNQNLGIFEKINGEWTLISYIYGKTGLESTLGFETPRGSFVVPNVKYEMEYRDNFGRDSGMARYAIRFSGGGYLHGTPLEHVEDKNKDFFLDEKERGLGTYRGTRKCIRNTEEHARFLFDWVLEGTKRNISSNYQRPKDNVMFVIF from the coding sequence ATGAAAGTGAGAATAAAAAAAAGATTATTAACAGGGCTATTTTTACTGATGACTACAGTATCTTTTTCAAACACTATAAAAGCAGTATATGATAACAAGATACCAGCTGCTATAAAAACTAATATTAAATATAAGGGAAGTGACTTACCAAAACTTTTAGATTATGTTTTTATAAAAACAGTTAGAGGAAATATTAGAAAAAAGCCTCACACAGGTTCTCATGTTATATTAAGAGCCCCATTCAATACTAAGTTTAGAGCTTTAGAAAAAATTCAAGTGAGAAAAAGCATTTGGTATAAAGTACAGGTTGGAAATGAAATAGGATATGTTTCAAGTAAAATAGTTCATTTTAAACAATTTAGATTTGAAAAAATGCTTTCAAAAATAGAAGATTTAGAAACTTTTATAAATGTAAACAAGAAAAAAGGTTTAAAGTTAGTATCAACTCATTCTTATAAACCTAATCCATATAATAAAGATATGAATAGGGAGAAAGATAAGTATGGAGTATCCTTAGATCAAAATATAATCGGGAAATATGAACCTGAAAACTTAACATTACATGTCCCAGATAGATCTATAATGGCAGTTTTAAGTGAAGGTAAAAAATATGCAATGGTTGATATAGAAGGAATAAAAGAGTCTCCAATAAAAATAGAAAAAAGTTATATAACAACTCGTCCAAATATAGGGAAAGGATTTAAAAAAGCAATTGCAGTTGATTTAAAAAATCAAAATCTAGGTATTTTTGAAAAAATTAATGGTGAATGGACTTTAATTTCATATATTTACGGGAAAACAGGATTAGAAAGCACATTAGGGTTTGAAACTCCTAGAGGTTCTTTTGTTGTTCCAAATGTAAAATATGAAATGGAATATAGGGATAATTTTGGTAGAGATTCAGGAATGGCAAGATATGCAATAAGATTTAGTGGTGGAGGATATCTTCATGGAACTCCTTTAGAGCATGTTGAAGATAAGAATAAAGACTTTTTCTTAGATGAAAAAGAAAGAGGACTTGGGACATATAGAGGAACAAGAAAATGTATAAGAAATACAGAAGAGCATGCAAGATTTTTATTTGACTGGGTATTAGAAGGAACAAAAAGAAATATAAGCTCAAATTATCAAAGACCAAAGGATAATGTAATGTTTGTTATATTTTAA
- the selB gene encoding selenocysteine-specific translation elongation factor, with protein MKNIIIGTSGHIDHGKTTLIKNITGIDTDRLPEEKKRGMTIDIGFSFLEEEGRKIGIIDVPGHEKFIKNMVAGASGINYLILVIALDDGIMPQTREHFNISKLLGVKKGIIVLTKRDLVSKDRVEEVKKEIHEEFKNSFLENAKIFETSLNDKKSYEDVRKYLIKDTLDLSINYEDEEKFKMYIDRSFSVKGFGTVVTGSIYSGEVKIDDVLNLYPEKLQVKVKGIETHAYKVKKLESGNRCALNISNINAKDIKRGNLLTTFSNLKPSNRIDVFFILLKNKKIKNNQRIKLYVGTNEVIGRISFFKDKDFAQIKLEKEVYFLEKDIGIIRNFSPEDTLGGIKIINLFGEKTKKDNIEYIDKLKHKLLMKKEEKIILNENKNIYILEKDLDLRLEKLIEFFKESYEKNNLLRGISKIEIKNKFFFEFGILEFNKILSNEKFTAKFQVNLNEIKLNNHKVKLNKLQKQIKEKIFKIYKEAKFSPEKYDIMMRKFIEKEEFKRVHKYMFEENMLVILDSTTFILKGFFKEAEKLIKNYIEKNGKIELKECRELLETDRENAILILEKLDKLKITIRENNLRYIK; from the coding sequence ATGAAAAATATAATAATAGGAACTTCAGGACATATAGATCACGGGAAAACTACCTTGATAAAAAATATCACAGGGATAGATACAGATAGACTTCCAGAGGAAAAAAAAAGAGGAATGACAATAGATATAGGTTTTTCTTTTTTAGAAGAAGAGGGAAGAAAAATTGGAATTATTGATGTGCCAGGTCATGAAAAATTTATAAAAAATATGGTGGCAGGAGCATCAGGAATTAATTACTTAATATTAGTTATAGCTTTAGATGATGGGATTATGCCTCAAACTAGAGAACATTTTAATATTTCTAAATTGCTAGGAGTAAAAAAAGGAATAATAGTTTTAACAAAAAGAGATTTGGTTTCAAAGGATAGGGTTGAAGAAGTAAAAAAAGAAATACATGAAGAATTTAAAAATTCTTTTTTAGAAAATGCTAAAATATTTGAAACTTCTTTAAATGATAAAAAATCCTATGAAGATGTAAGAAAGTATTTAATAAAAGATACTTTAGATTTATCAATAAACTATGAAGATGAAGAAAAATTTAAAATGTATATAGATAGAAGCTTTTCTGTAAAAGGGTTTGGAACTGTTGTAACAGGAAGTATATATTCAGGTGAAGTAAAGATAGATGATGTATTAAATTTATATCCTGAAAAATTACAAGTGAAGGTAAAGGGGATAGAAACTCATGCTTATAAAGTTAAAAAATTAGAATCAGGGAATAGATGTGCTTTAAATATTAGCAATATAAATGCTAAAGATATTAAGCGAGGAAATTTATTAACAACTTTTTCTAATTTAAAACCTTCTAATAGAATAGATGTGTTTTTTATTTTACTTAAGAATAAGAAAATAAAGAACAATCAAAGAATTAAACTTTATGTTGGAACAAATGAAGTTATAGGAAGGATTAGTTTTTTTAAGGATAAGGATTTTGCTCAAATAAAACTAGAAAAAGAAGTCTATTTTTTAGAAAAAGATATTGGAATAATTAGAAATTTTTCCCCTGAGGATACCTTAGGAGGAATTAAGATAATTAATTTATTTGGTGAAAAAACAAAGAAAGACAATATAGAATATATTGATAAATTAAAGCATAAACTTTTAATGAAAAAAGAAGAGAAAATAATATTAAATGAAAATAAGAATATATATATATTGGAAAAAGATTTAGATTTAAGACTAGAAAAATTAATTGAATTTTTTAAAGAATCTTATGAAAAAAACAATTTACTTAGAGGAATTTCTAAAATCGAAATTAAAAATAAATTTTTCTTTGAATTTGGGATTCTAGAATTTAATAAAATTTTATCAAATGAAAAATTCACAGCAAAGTTTCAAGTTAATTTAAATGAAATAAAATTAAATAATCATAAAGTGAAACTTAATAAATTACAAAAACAAATTAAAGAAAAAATATTTAAAATATATAAAGAAGCTAAATTTTCTCCAGAAAAATATGATATAATGATGAGAAAATTTATAGAAAAAGAAGAATTTAAAAGAGTTCATAAATATATGTTTGAAGAAAATATGCTTGTTATTTTAGATTCAACTACATTCATATTAAAAGGATTTTTTAAAGAAGCTGAAAAATTAATAAAGAATTATATAGAAAAAAATGGTAAAATAGAGCTTAAAGAATGTAGAGAATTATTAGAGACAGATAGGGAAAATGCAATATTAATTTTAGAAAAATTAGATAAGCTAAAAATAACAATTAGAGAAAATAATTTAAGATACATAAAATAG
- a CDS encoding helix-turn-helix transcriptional regulator, whose amino-acid sequence MNDIDIPKYIGNKIKFYRKKKNYTLESFSKKIFKSKSTLSKYENSEITIDIRTLYDISEALKIPVSYFLYDNQKKIFENSLEKKNSEKISETTELLYYYFYDARKKKPRLVECVIEIEKESRKCTVFWLVENPKNYKEANYIFSGEIIAQGNLNRIICFNRINNMDLIIINFFRNLTTDFGNISGSITSFSLGQFESYSTKCILSNYPLKKNNELIEKLKISKEAIKDLKKTNVYRLKKL is encoded by the coding sequence ATGAACGATATAGATATACCTAAATATATTGGTAATAAAATTAAATTTTATAGAAAGAAAAAAAATTATACTCTTGAAAGTTTTTCAAAAAAAATATTTAAAAGTAAATCTACTCTTTCAAAATATGAAAATTCAGAAATAACAATAGATATTAGAACATTATATGATATTTCAGAAGCTTTAAAAATACCTGTTTCTTATTTTTTATACGATAATCAAAAAAAAATATTTGAAAATTCACTAGAAAAAAAAAATTCTGAAAAAATTTCTGAAACTACAGAATTATTATATTATTATTTTTATGATGCCAGAAAAAAAAAGCCAAGACTTGTTGAATGTGTAATAGAGATAGAAAAAGAATCAAGAAAATGTACTGTTTTTTGGTTAGTTGAAAATCCTAAAAATTACAAAGAAGCAAATTATATCTTTTCTGGAGAAATTATAGCTCAAGGAAATTTAAATAGAATAATTTGTTTTAACAGAATCAATAATATGGATTTAATTATAATAAATTTTTTTAGAAATTTAACCACTGATTTTGGAAATATTTCAGGAAGTATTACTAGTTTTTCATTAGGACAATTTGAATCTTATTCAACAAAATGTATTCTTTCTAATTATCCATTAAAGAAAAATAATGAGTTAATAGAAAAACTTAAAATATCAAAAGAAGCAATTAAAGACCTAAAAAAAACAAATGTTTATCGCCTAAAAAAATTATAA
- a CDS encoding LemA family protein: MVVGIVIILLIAFMAMFMVGIYNKLVKGRNFVEEAFSTIDAYLKKRYDLIPNLVSTVKGYKEYEGETLEKVIAARNRYMSATTPEEKIANENMIAGTLGKLFALKEAYPDLKANQNFMKLQDELSNIETDILQSRKYYNGTVRNYNTSCETFPSVIIANMFGFKKSPFFKIENEEEKKNVKVEF; this comes from the coding sequence ATGGTAGTAGGAATTGTAATAATTTTATTAATAGCTTTCATGGCAATGTTTATGGTAGGGATTTACAATAAACTAGTAAAGGGAAGAAATTTTGTAGAAGAAGCATTTTCCACAATAGATGCATATTTGAAAAAAAGATATGATCTTATTCCAAATCTTGTTTCAACAGTTAAAGGATATAAAGAATATGAAGGTGAAACTTTAGAAAAGGTTATTGCAGCAAGAAATAGATATATGTCTGCTACAACTCCTGAAGAAAAAATAGCAAATGAAAATATGATAGCAGGAACTTTAGGGAAATTATTTGCTTTAAAAGAAGCTTATCCTGATTTAAAAGCAAATCAAAATTTTATGAAATTACAAGATGAACTTTCAAATATAGAAACAGATATTTTACAATCTAGAAAATATTATAATGGGACAGTTAGAAATTATAATACTAGTTGTGAAACTTTTCCAAGTGTAATCATAGCTAATATGTTTGGTTTTAAAAAATCTCCATTCTTTAAAATAGAAAATGAAGAGGAAAAGAAAAATGTTAAAGTGGAGTTTTAG
- a CDS encoding helix-turn-helix domain-containing protein: MNKEINVGLAIKNIRKQKKIFLKDVAEKSGISSSMLSQIEKGNANPSLNTIKAIADVLEVPLFKLFLENTEEENKIQILKKEDRKIISTKNVNYELISPGIPTELEVMKMIFNDKFSESSLEPKEHKGEEIALVLKGMVKIIIENNSAIMEEGDSVHIPASKAHKWINLSDDKSIVIFAVTPPEF, from the coding sequence ATGAATAAAGAAATTAATGTTGGACTAGCAATTAAAAATATTAGAAAACAAAAGAAAATATTTTTAAAAGATGTTGCAGAAAAATCTGGAATATCTTCTTCTATGCTTAGTCAAATAGAGAAAGGTAATGCTAACCCTTCTTTGAATACTATTAAAGCTATTGCTGATGTTTTAGAAGTGCCACTTTTTAAATTATTTTTAGAAAATACTGAAGAGGAAAATAAAATTCAGATATTAAAAAAAGAAGATAGAAAAATTATTTCTACTAAAAATGTTAATTATGAACTTATATCTCCTGGAATTCCTACAGAATTAGAAGTAATGAAAATGATTTTTAACGATAAATTTTCTGAATCTTCTTTAGAACCAAAAGAACATAAGGGTGAAGAAATAGCTTTAGTTTTAAAAGGAATGGTTAAAATAATTATAGAAAATAATTCAGCTATAATGGAAGAAGGAGACTCTGTCCATATTCCAGCTTCAAAAGCTCATAAATGGATAAATTTAAGCGATGACAAATCTATTGTTATATTTGCTGTAACTCCTCCTGAATTTTAA
- a CDS encoding DUF2207 domain-containing protein, whose protein sequence is MLKWSFSLFFLMVSLAFGDGGYVINNYKVNLKVNEKNVYSIQEDIKVNFLESRRGIYRVIPTKFNGREIKLTNLKANEKATFRDKGSYVYLRLGDPNIYLTGIKDYKILYDYDLGWDRNSKYDEVYYNLIGNDWDTIIKSMSFNIELPKPFDPEKINFTLGKFGSVNTSGVVWTVDGLNIKGYTTRVLNPGESVTMALPLEEGYFNVGNAKTKYYMLILLMALVYISAPIISYIFYKKYSDKDEIIETVEFYPPEKMNPTEIGYYIDNRVDLKDITSLIIYWASKGYLIIEEIEKKNMFSKSSLKFIKLKEIETKNEYEKYLFNSLFTYSNDNNEVNINDLRDSFYTHINKAAKIFKIDLVMDKKTVYIPKILKLGEKVRVISIIAIAAVTLFFFNQYGQPEIEKSFVQIIAVLLSALTTLYFTGKIRKRTEFANGILGRILGFKRFLTVTEKAKLEALIKENPSYFYDILPYTIVLGVSDAWANKFNDLVTTPPNWYRSNTMGDTFVLYMFMSSLNHSMARVNQDMMSSPKAPSNFGGGMSSMGGGSAGGGAGGGGGGSW, encoded by the coding sequence ATGTTAAAGTGGAGTTTTAGTTTATTTTTTCTTATGGTTAGTTTAGCCTTTGGAGATGGTGGCTATGTGATTAATAACTATAAGGTGAACTTAAAAGTTAATGAAAAAAATGTATATTCCATTCAAGAGGATATAAAGGTTAACTTTTTAGAAAGTAGAAGAGGGATATATAGAGTTATTCCTACAAAATTTAATGGAAGAGAAATTAAATTAACAAATTTAAAGGCAAATGAAAAGGCAACTTTTAGAGATAAAGGATCTTATGTTTATTTAAGGTTAGGAGATCCTAATATATATTTAACTGGAATAAAAGATTATAAAATTTTATATGATTATGATTTAGGATGGGATAGAAATTCAAAATATGATGAAGTTTATTATAACTTGATTGGAAATGACTGGGATACAATTATAAAAAGTATGTCATTTAATATTGAATTACCAAAACCATTTGATCCAGAAAAGATTAATTTTACTTTAGGAAAATTTGGTAGTGTAAATACTTCAGGAGTTGTGTGGACTGTAGATGGTCTTAATATTAAAGGTTATACAACAAGAGTATTGAATCCTGGTGAAAGTGTTACAATGGCCCTTCCTTTAGAAGAGGGATATTTCAATGTAGGAAATGCTAAAACTAAATATTATATGTTGATTTTATTAATGGCATTAGTTTATATAAGTGCTCCTATAATATCTTATATATTCTATAAAAAATATAGTGATAAGGATGAGATTATTGAAACAGTTGAATTTTATCCACCAGAAAAAATGAATCCAACAGAAATAGGTTATTATATTGATAATAGAGTTGATTTAAAGGATATTACAAGTTTAATTATCTACTGGGCAAGTAAGGGATATTTAATAATAGAGGAAATAGAAAAGAAAAATATGTTTTCAAAATCTTCTTTAAAATTTATTAAATTAAAAGAGATAGAAACAAAAAATGAATATGAAAAATATTTATTTAACTCTTTATTTACTTATTCAAATGATAATAATGAAGTTAATATTAATGATTTAAGAGATTCTTTTTATACTCATATAAATAAAGCGGCTAAAATATTTAAAATTGATTTAGTTATGGATAAAAAAACTGTATATATTCCTAAGATATTAAAATTAGGAGAAAAAGTAAGAGTAATATCAATAATTGCAATAGCAGCTGTAACATTATTTTTCTTTAATCAATACGGACAACCAGAAATAGAAAAATCATTTGTTCAAATAATAGCAGTGCTATTATCAGCATTAACAACTCTTTATTTTACAGGTAAAATTAGAAAAAGAACGGAGTTTGCAAATGGTATTTTAGGAAGAATTTTAGGATTTAAGAGATTTTTAACAGTTACAGAAAAAGCTAAATTAGAAGCTTTGATAAAAGAAAATCCAAGTTATTTTTATGATATATTACCATATACAATAGTTTTAGGAGTGAGTGATGCTTGGGCTAATAAATTCAATGACCTAGTAACTACTCCACCTAATTGGTATAGATCTAATACAATGGGGGATACTTTTGTATTGTATATGTTTATGTCTAGTTTGAATCATTCAATGGCAAGAGTAAATCAAGATATGATGTCTTCACCTAAGGCTCCATCGAACTTTGGTGGTGGAATGTCTTCTATGGGAGGAGGTTCTGCTGGTGGAGGAGCTGGCGGAGGCGGAGGCGGAAGCTGGTAA
- a CDS encoding aminopeptidase, whose protein sequence is MDSKLIDLQSVCNKIISFNLGVKKEEEVLIVADTGTDMRISNALAASVQSIGAEFTIAIMPTRKANSKKALRTTNAIAKAAEAVDVLITISKGSAPAFDSRLVDLLFKEKSLRTCYINGREIDTYLKGGALADYEAIYKDGLKLKEEWDKRKTFELKSASGSFIKGELGEYPTLLGCGVAREKGTDMAFSDGEVSLTPNDNSVNGVLVIDGPIQTLGMPSKPIKLTIKNSRVISVDSGDSSIVAKLKNVFETVENSNYIAELAIGLNPCCLKEGDFIEEKKAYGNSHMALGDNTYFGGDIKSGIHWDVIIRNPTITMDEIEFVQEGIVTILK, encoded by the coding sequence ATGGATAGTAAGTTAATAGATTTACAGTCAGTATGCAATAAAATAATTAGCTTTAATCTTGGTGTTAAAAAAGAAGAGGAAGTTTTAATCGTGGCTGATACAGGAACAGATATGAGAATTTCAAATGCACTTGCAGCATCAGTACAGTCAATAGGAGCTGAATTTACTATAGCTATAATGCCAACTAGAAAAGCTAATAGTAAAAAAGCGTTACGAACAACAAATGCAATAGCAAAAGCTGCTGAAGCTGTTGACGTTTTAATTACAATTTCGAAGGGGAGTGCTCCAGCGTTTGATAGTAGGCTTGTGGATTTATTATTTAAAGAAAAAAGTCTTAGAACATGTTATATAAACGGAAGAGAAATTGACACATATTTAAAAGGTGGAGCTTTAGCAGATTATGAAGCGATATATAAAGATGGTCTGAAATTAAAAGAAGAATGGGATAAAAGAAAAACTTTTGAACTTAAATCAGCTTCAGGTTCATTTATTAAAGGGGAGCTAGGAGAATATCCAACTTTACTTGGATGTGGAGTAGCTAGAGAAAAAGGAACAGATATGGCATTTTCAGATGGTGAAGTATCATTAACTCCTAATGATAATAGTGTAAATGGTGTTCTTGTTATTGATGGACCTATTCAAACTTTAGGTATGCCATCAAAACCAATAAAACTTACAATAAAAAATAGCAGAGTTATATCAGTGGATTCAGGAGATTCTTCAATAGTGGCAAAATTAAAAAATGTATTTGAGACAGTTGAGAATTCAAATTATATTGCTGAACTTGCAATTGGTTTAAATCCTTGTTGTTTAAAAGAGGGAGATTTTATTGAAGAAAAAAAAGCATATGGTAATTCACATATGGCTCTTGGTGATAATACTTATTTTGGTGGTGATATTAAAAGTGGAATACACTGGGATGTGATTATTAGAAATCCTACTATAACAATGGATGAAATTGAATTTGTTCAAGAGGGAATTGTAACAATTTTAAAATAA
- the yedF gene encoding sulfurtransferase-like selenium metabolism protein YedF yields MKKKVNAIGQVCPMPVIMTKKALKEMLTGELEVLVDNEIAKDNVEKMAKEMGHTYVDFKEEENFKIVITKLEEEKKEEKKEEKIVVVLASDIMGEGDKELGDVLIKGFIYSLTEMEILPKTILMYNKGVMLSTINDNTVEDLKKLEAMGVEILSCGTCVNYYGVQDKLKVGSLTNMYTIVERQMKATKILRV; encoded by the coding sequence ATGAAAAAAAAAGTAAATGCAATAGGTCAAGTTTGTCCAATGCCAGTAATAATGACTAAAAAAGCTTTAAAAGAAATGTTAACAGGAGAATTAGAAGTATTAGTAGATAATGAAATTGCAAAGGATAATGTTGAAAAAATGGCAAAGGAAATGGGCCATACTTATGTGGATTTCAAAGAAGAAGAAAATTTTAAAATTGTAATAACAAAATTAGAAGAAGAAAAGAAAGAAGAAAAGAAAGAAGAAAAAATTGTTGTTGTTCTAGCTTCTGATATAATGGGAGAAGGGGATAAAGAGTTAGGAGATGTTTTAATTAAAGGATTTATTTATTCTTTAACTGAAATGGAAATTCTTCCAAAAACAATATTAATGTATAATAAAGGTGTAATGTTATCAACAATTAATGATAATACAGTTGAAGATTTAAAAAAATTAGAAGCTATGGGAGTTGAAATTTTATCTTGTGGAACATGTGTTAATTATTATGGGGTTCAAGATAAACTAAAAGTTGGAAGTTTAACAAACATGTATACTATAGTAGAAAGACAAATGAAGGCAACTAAAATACTTAGAGTATAG
- a CDS encoding SDR family NAD(P)-dependent oxidoreductase: MNVIITGVTRGIGYNIALEFIKRGDKVIGISRTGKELEKIRENFPLNFIPIKSDITNEEEIDNIYKKLKDMKISPDILVNNAGVGYISNFCDLSWEKNKRMISLNIIALTYMTHKFLEEIENNDGAKGIINVSSTGACQSGGPLFATYYASKSYVKSFSNGISEELRDKNIRVMCLLPGPTKTTFNGMEKAEGFYIMNASKVAKIAVKDFFKGKEISIPG, translated from the coding sequence ATGAATGTAATTATAACAGGAGTTACTAGAGGAATAGGATATAATATAGCTTTAGAATTTATTAAAAGAGGTGATAAAGTTATAGGTATTTCTAGGACTGGGAAAGAACTAGAAAAGATAAGGGAAAATTTTCCTTTGAATTTTATTCCTATTAAGTCAGATATAACAAATGAAGAAGAGATAGATAATATTTATAAAAAATTAAAGGATATGAAAATTTCCCCTGATATTTTAGTTAATAATGCAGGAGTTGGATATATTTCAAATTTTTGTGACTTATCTTGGGAAAAGAATAAAAGAATGATTTCTTTAAATATAATAGCTTTAACATATATGACTCATAAATTTTTAGAAGAAATAGAGAATAATGATGGAGCTAAAGGGATAATAAATGTTTCATCAACAGGAGCTTGTCAAAGCGGGGGCCCTTTATTTGCTACTTATTATGCAAGTAAATCTTATGTTAAGTCATTTTCAAATGGAATTTCAGAAGAATTAAGAGATAAAAATATAAGAGTAATGTGTCTTTTACCAGGTCCAACAAAAACTACTTTTAATGGAATGGAAAAAGCAGAAGGTTTTTATATAATGAATGCTTCTAAAGTTGCAAAAATAGCGGTTAAAGATTTTTTTAAGGGAAAAGAAATTTCTATTCCAGGATGA
- a CDS encoding GntP family permease gives MSSTFIVLAIALSISLLILLTVKVKLHPFFALSVSAFFFGIVTKHSIPDIINAYSNGLGGTIAGIGVVIAIGTVMGGLLEHSGAAETMAATILKITGKKNADIGLAVTGYFVSIPVFCDSAFVLLSPLAKRMSKDTRQSMTTMAVALAMGLHATHMLVPPTPGPLAVAGILGANLGLVILLGMLVSIPVTAISIIAGRILGKKYYFLPELEDEISEEENKDVKRPSALMSFLPILLPIFLMLLRTVATFKGAPLGNGMLFNIVDALGQTIVALFIGLIISYFTYRSVYPNDKEVWTFEGIFGESLKTAGQIVLIVGAGGAFATVLKLANLQEIVMQVFSGLSIGIIVPFIIGAIFRTAIGSGTVGMITAASMLLPLVDVLGFNSPIGLVIAMLACAAGGFMIFHGNDDFFWVVTSTSGMKPEIAYKVFPLISILQSFTALICVYILKVIFL, from the coding sequence ATGAGTTCAACTTTTATAGTTTTAGCAATAGCGTTATCCATATCATTATTAATACTTTTAACGGTAAAGGTAAAGTTACATCCATTTTTCGCATTATCAGTAAGTGCTTTTTTCTTTGGAATAGTAACAAAGCATTCTATTCCAGATATAATTAATGCTTATTCAAATGGACTAGGTGGTACAATTGCAGGAATAGGTGTGGTAATCGCCATAGGAACAGTTATGGGTGGTTTACTAGAACATAGTGGAGCAGCGGAAACAATGGCAGCAACTATTTTGAAAATAACAGGGAAAAAGAATGCAGATATAGGATTAGCAGTAACAGGTTATTTTGTATCTATTCCAGTTTTCTGTGATTCAGCTTTTGTTTTATTGTCACCTTTAGCAAAAAGAATGAGTAAAGATACTAGACAAAGTATGACAACAATGGCAGTTGCCCTTGCTATGGGATTACATGCAACACATATGTTAGTTCCTCCAACTCCAGGACCTCTAGCAGTTGCAGGAATATTAGGAGCTAATTTAGGTTTAGTAATATTATTAGGAATGTTAGTATCTATACCAGTAACAGCTATATCTATAATAGCTGGAAGAATTTTAGGAAAAAAATATTATTTCTTACCTGAATTAGAAGATGAAATTTCTGAAGAAGAAAATAAAGATGTTAAACGTCCATCAGCTTTAATGAGTTTTTTACCAATATTATTACCAATATTCTTAATGTTATTAAGAACTGTTGCAACATTCAAAGGAGCTCCTTTAGGAAATGGAATGTTATTTAATATTGTAGATGCTTTAGGACAAACAATAGTAGCTTTATTTATTGGGTTAATAATTTCATACTTTACATATAGATCTGTTTATCCAAATGATAAAGAAGTTTGGACTTTTGAAGGAATATTTGGAGAATCTTTAAAAACAGCAGGGCAAATAGTTTTAATAGTAGGTGCAGGTGGAGCATTTGCAACTGTTTTAAAATTAGCTAATCTTCAAGAAATAGTTATGCAAGTTTTCTCAGGATTAAGTATAGGAATTATTGTACCATTTATTATTGGAGCTATATTTAGAACAGCAATTGGTTCAGGAACAGTAGGAATGATCACTGCAGCATCTATGCTATTACCTTTAGTTGATGTATTAGGATTTAATTCTCCAATAGGTCTTGTTATAGCAATGCTTGCTTGTGCTGCTGGTGGATTTATGATATTCCATGGAAATGATGATTTCTTCTGGGTAGTTACTTCTACTTCAGGAATGAAACCAGAGATTGCTTATAAGGTATTTCCATTAATAAGTATATTACAATCATTTACAGCATTGATATGTGTTTATATATTAAAAGTGATATTTTTATAA